The Hippoglossus hippoglossus isolate fHipHip1 chromosome 16, fHipHip1.pri, whole genome shotgun sequence genomic sequence ACTCTTCAGTGAACCTCGGCCTCCCGCCTCCTGCTTCTTGTCATTCCTCCTATCTTTTCTCCACCAGATGTCTCCGGTccttatttttattcataaacGTTCCATTCTCTCCAGCTCATCGTCACATTTTCTCCTGTGTATTAACCAGTGTTCTTGTCTCCTTTTTATTCACACACCGCCCAGTTCTTGTTAGTCTGGTTTTGGCTCATGGGtacactgtgacacacaaaagcgaaatcaacaaaacaaacaagagaaagtAATTATCGAGAATTCTTAATTAGCTGCTGCATTGTCAACTCAGTTCAATTATTGtcattaaagggcccatattgtgtaaaataaattttcTGGGCTTCTACTATCggtaatgacttgaaggggtcagtagggaccctcaaagtatgaaaacagtcactccacggactttttcactcagtccattctaagaaatatgttattgaaacgtctccTTTTGTACTTCCTCTCCCGTATGAgtcattcgggatcgcactcgtcaCTCAGCCCCACCCAaccggtaccagtccagcctcctaTTGTAACCGATTGTAAATATGTGGCAGGTCTTCTATAGatgtatccaaacataacaatgtgactttcagctgtgtttacagccagGGATCGTAAATGCGTCAGAATGAGACCGttgataggcctggtcgcgtgacccaatcagaggaggggctcaagaggccACGGCGAAAACAGCCCATTCTGTCTGCatctccagagagaggcagaagagaggacatggaaatacacattgcagcagttttttcgactttaaaacactgatatatcatcttaggggtaccaatacctcaaattaaatcccagaaaggtgtaaaataagTCGAATGTctgggcttgcagacacttggatgatgccacaggagcagtatggaggcattttatgttttttctgttgttttattatgtctgaagaagtggtcacaattgacttcaattgttttggatgcagctgcaacactgtttaccagctgcaacgctgtttacccctgaaactccgggactcaaacacttcacccacccctccatcggcatagtggtgagtagataatgatcGACTTTTCATCtatcagtgaactatccctttaagcagAAGGAAGGAGTCTGcgtcagtggaggaggagcagtacTGCATCATTTACAGAGAAATGAAACCTCTAGTAACCTCCAACAACACTGTAGTTtgtgttaaaacacaaacaacagagcTGCACTTCCACATTCAAGCAGGTACAGTTCAACTCATGATAATGTTCCGATGTTTAAGAATATTTACAACTACATGTGACATGTTGTGAAGTTTTTAAATCCAGAGAGGAATGACTGGTAGCTGTTAATCAACTTATTGAcagggtttgtgtttttatggaaCTTCCGGTTGCTGCGAGAGTCACACCAGTCATTTTATGATCTGTTTGCCATCAGGAAGTATCGGATGTGAAACCagtttttatattgttgatGTTCGTGCTGTTTAAGAGGGCTAATCCCAGCagtaaaaaaagacatttatattTGCTCAGTAAGACTTAGATATTGCATCATATCACATATGaaagatattttatattaatagaTATTACATACAGTAAAAGTGTTCATGTACTTTGTCATGTTCATCCCGATACAGAGATGGCTTGTTGTTGTTAATCATATTGATTTAGGTGAATGATTTGAAGACTAGTTTTTTTCATGAAACCCCAGTATGACAAGAGTGACCTAATGATCTATTGccaacagaattttttttatctaacaTTAATTAATCTGCAGTGTTTATAGTTCCAGTCGTCTTTGTGAATAATTCTATTTTTGTGTAAAATGGCCCAAACAAAAAGCAATAAATTATCGATGTTTCCTAGACTTTCCTCTCCTCTAAATATGGCCTCAGCCAGTGGGTTCCTGTCTGAAGATCAGTTCATGTGCTCCATCTGTCTGGATTTCTTCACCGAGCCGGTTTCTATCCCATGTGGGCACAACTTCTGCAAGGCCTGTATCAGCACCCACTGGAAAGGCAAAGAGCAGTGTCAGTGTCCGCTGTGCAACGAGAAGTTCAGCAAAGGACTCAAGCTCTGCGTCAACACAGGTTTCAGGGAGGTGGTGGAGAACTTCAGGAAACAAAGTGTCTCAGCTAATAACGATGTCCTCGTCAAAGCGGGACAGGTGCCGTGTGACCGCTGCACTGGCAAGAAGTTCAGAGCCTCGAAAacctgtttggtttgtctggCCTCTTATTGCGAGACACACCTTGAGCCTCACCGGAGGATTGCTACATTACAGAAGCACAGACTGGCCGATCCTTTGCAGAACCTGGAGAGCAATGTGTGCAAGGAGCATAACAGGATGATGGagctcttctgcagggatgacTTGACCCGTGTTTGTGTCCAGTGTACAGAACATAAAGCTCATGATAAGGTCCCTTTAGAGGAGGAGTACGAAGAGACGAAGGTTCAGCTGGagcagaagaaggaggaagtgcAGGAGATGATACAAGAGCGACAAAGGAAGGTCCAGGAGCTAATGGATGACGTGGacatgaggaggaaacaaaaagatgaaGCAAAGGTGAATAGTTCTCAGGTCTTCTCTACTTTTGTAGTGTCTTTTAACAGAGGCCTGCATGGGCTGTTGAGGGAGCTTGAGGAGAAGCAAAGTGCAGCAGAAAGACAGGCTGAAGTGCTGGTCAAAGAACTGGAGAGAGAAATCATCAAGCTCCAGAAAAGAATCACTAAGCTGGAGAGCATCTCACACACTGAAGACCACCTGCAGCTCATCAAGCGCTtcctgtcctgctcctcctccctcccatgCAAGAACTGGTCTGACATCAGTATCAGTGGCCAGCACCGTGTGGAGGATGTCAAGAGAGCGctgacagagctggaggagacgctCGCTAAAGAGACGGAGCGAGCGAGTCGAGAATTCAAGGTGAGTTGTGATAAAATCATCggtgaagaaactgaaaaatggGTCGACACATACACGGACCTAGAGATGCTGCCCGAAGGCACAAAGTTGGACGCAATCCGGCAGCGGTTTGAGGTGGACATGACATTTGATCCGTGCACCGCAAGTGATCTgctcctgttttcagaggattTAAAACAAGTACACACTCCTCATGTTTTGTGGATTTCAAATATCCCGAAAAAGTTCAACAGATATGCCTACGTGTTGGGAAATAAGGGCTTTTCTGAAGGCAGATTCTACTATGAGGTGCAGGTCACAATGAAGACCGGATGGGATTTAGGAGTAGTTAGAGAGTCGGTGCGTGGGAAGAAGGCATTCACACCAAACCCGAGGACGGGAGCCTGGATCATTAGATTGAAGAACATCAACAAATTCTCGGCTCTGAATAATGTCTCCATCAACCTCCGATTGATAAACAAACCAGAGAGGGTCGGGGTGTTTGTGGATCATGAGCAGAGGCGGGTTTCCTTCTATGATGTGGACACTGCAACTCTGATCTACTCTTTTACTGATTGCACATTCAATGAGAAAATCTACCCATTCTTCAGCCCCGGTCTCCCTGAGGAGGGTATAAATAGTGGCCCCCTG encodes the following:
- the LOC117777074 gene encoding E3 ubiquitin-protein ligase TRIM39-like produces the protein MASASGFLSEDQFMCSICLDFFTEPVSIPCGHNFCKACISTHWKGKEQCQCPLCNEKFSKGLKLCVNTGFREVVENFRKQSVSANNDVLVKAGQVPCDRCTGKKFRASKTCLVCLASYCETHLEPHRRIATLQKHRLADPLQNLESNVCKEHNRMMELFCRDDLTRVCVQCTEHKAHDKVPLEEEYEETKVQLEQKKEEVQEMIQERQRKVQELMDDVDMRRKQKDEAKVNSSQVFSTFVVSFNRGLHGLLRELEEKQSAAERQAEVLVKELEREIIKLQKRITKLESISHTEDHLQLIKRFLSCSSSLPCKNWSDISISGQHRVEDVKRALTELEETLAKETERASREFKVSCDKIIGEETEKWVDTYTDLEMLPEGTKLDAIRQRFEVDMTFDPCTASDLLLFSEDLKQVHTPHVLWISNIPKKFNRYAYVLGNKGFSEGRFYYEVQVTMKTGWDLGVVRESVRGKKAFTPNPRTGAWIIRLKNINKFSALNNVSINLRLINKPERVGVFVDHEQRRVSFYDVDTATLIYSFTDCTFNEKIYPFFSPGLPEEGINSGPLVLSPTPLKISTTTKEETQETYKFYAMILFLVVVLFHFIGSL